The region AGCAAAACGCACTGTACGGGTGGCACCGTCGTTTCCCTGGAAATTTATTTCTTTAGTTGCCATCTGGGTTCCGTTAATAGTAAGATTGAAGGAATTATCCAGCTTGTAAATATCGAATACAAACCCAAAATCTGTAGCCGGCATAGTAAAAGTTTGTGTGACACCATCTTTTACAGAAAAAGGAACCGGATTAATATCCTGTCTGCACGGACCAAGTCTTAAGTTTAAGTTATATTTTACTCCCGGAGTAATTTTTAGTTTATCTATTGTCATACTTTTCGAGACACCATCTACGGTTACAGTACCGAGATTAAGCTGTCCCGTTGTGGTGGTATTAGAAATAACCTGAGTAGCACTGCTTGTTACAATGGGTAAATTTTGGGCAGAAAAGGACACAGGTTGACTTATAGAACCATTATAGGTTAAAGCATTTGTAGCAAAACTAATGTCTGCAGAGCTATTGGCAGGTGAAATAGCCGCATTGGTTACTGCAGAAATATTTCCAACCTGTCTTGCATCCAGCTTCGTAGTAATCTGACTGTACTGGTGTTTCAGTACTATATCCAGATTATTAACGCCGTTTCCGGTTACGGTCATGTTTTTTTTGAAATACATCAGGTCTCCGCTGATACCGGATAATTTAGCATTAGCCAGAGTTCCACCATTGTTTATTGATGGGGTAGAAGAAGCACTATTTACAGAATAAGCAACAAAAGTATAATTCTGACCTCCGTTTAGCAGGAAACCATCAGTTTCTCCATTTTTATAAACAAATTCTTTTTCAGTAACATAATTTCCGTTATTGTCATATACAGCTACTTTATACCTTATGCCAGTGCCTAACTCTGTTGGCGGGGTTGCTGCCCTTGGATTGACAGATGCCAGTGCCTGACTAGAGAGTGAAGATGTATTAGACTGAGGTGTAAGAGTTGCCATTACAAAACTATCGTCACCAAGCGGAATTTTTGTTTGCTGTGGGCTTGTTGTAGCTACAATATTTTTACCCGCTGAAGCTTGAAATATTGGTGTTTCTTCTTCTGATTCGATTCCGGCGAGGTTTACTTGTACATTATATACCGAATTAGTGGTGGTTGTGTTGTCACTTATACTACTCTCTGCACTTCGGCAAGAAGTAGTTGCTAAGGACAATACCAGTAGGGGAAAACCTACGGCTTTTAATTGTAATTTCATCATTTTGTATTTTAAATTGTGTGTTTTTTGTGCTTTTGTTGGCTATGGTGTACAGGTAACAATTTGTTTTCCTGTTCCGAAGCCGGACATGTATGTTGTTCCAAATACCATCTGAGTAGCAGTTACAGTGTTGCTGCCTGTGGTATTCCATTTAATTTTGTTAAAAGTAGAACCGTTGTATAGTTCCATAGGTTCCAATGGTCCGCCGGAAGATTTACTTCCGAATAAAGATACCTGACCATCTTTACTGATGACAACTCTTATCAGAGGCTTACCGGCAACTCCTTCCATACTGTAAATAGTAGGTATTCCATTGCTGCCATATTTTGTTTTATCCTGAAATCTGATTGAAGAAGTTGATCTTCCGTTTACACCATAACCATCTTCAAAATTGATCTCTGCTGTAGACATTTTTGTCCCATTAATCGTAAGATTAAATGAATTGTCCAGTTTGTAGATATCGAATGTAAATCCAAAATCTGTTGCCGGCATTGTAAAGGTTTTGGAAACCCCATTAGCAACATCAAACTTTTCAGGTAATATGTCCTGTCTGCACGGACCGAACCTTAAGTTTAGATTATATTGTACTCCGGGAGTAATTTTTATTTTATCTAACTTCAGATTTTTGGTTACACCATCAATAGTAACAGCTCCTATATTTAATATTCCTTCAGGATTTGTATCATTTGTTCTGGCGATGACTTGTGTTGCAACACTTGTTACTACAGGATCATTTAGCTTAGATTGAAAACTAACAGCTTGCCCTCCAGAGAGAGAATTGTTATAGGAAAGAGCATCGGTTGCAAAGCTAATATCTGCAGAAGCAAATGCCGGAGTAAACGCAGCATTGGTAACAGCCGAAATGTTTCCAACCTGTCTTGCATCCAGTTTCGTAGTAATCTTACTAAACTGATGTTTTAACATTATTGCCAGTTCATTGACTTTATTACCTGTTACGGTCATATTTTTTTTAAAATACATCAAATCTCCACTTACTGCTGCCAGTTTAGCTGTAGTAAGTGGGGCTTTGTCATCAAAAATATTAGGTGTCGGTGAATTGTTGTTTAATGAATAAGCAATGAAGGTATAGTTCTGATCACCATTTAAAAGAAAACCATCCGTTTCATTCTGTTTATAGCTAAACTCTTTCTGGTCTACATAATTTCCGGATTTATCATATACAACAACTTTGTATCTTATACCATCTTTTAGTTCATTTGAGACAATACCAGCCGCTAAAGGATTAACAGAAGCTTGGGTTTGACTGCTTAATGTAGAAGTATTTGCTTGGGGTACAAGAGTAGCGGTAACAAAAGTATCACCCCCAAAAGGAATAACTGTCTGCTGAATATCACCGGATGAAATTCCTTTTTTATTTGCAGAAGCTTGAAGTGCGGGAGTTTCTGCAATAGTTTCAATCCCGGAAAGCTTTATTTTAACATTGAGTGCAGAAGCAACCGTTGTATTATCATTTATGCTTTCTTCAGTACTACGGCAGGAAATTGTGGTAAGGAGTAAAGTTAATAGTGAGAAGCTCACTATTTTAAATTGTAAAGGTTTCATCATTTATGTGTTGTGTTTGTGTTTTAACTATCAAAAAAGAGCGGGCAATACGGGTACTGCCCGCTTAAAAAACTTTCAACAGCTTTTTATTAATAAATGATAGATAAATGAAATTTTATATTACGGAGTACAGGTAACAATTTGTTTTCCTGTTCCGAAACCTGACATATAGGTAGTCCCCAGTACCAGCTGAGAAGCAACTACTGTATTATTTCCTGATGTATTCCAGGTAATTTTATTGAATGAATTGCCATTGAATAGTTGTAATGGTTCAAGTGCTCCACCAGCGGTTTTACTTCCGAACATAGATATTGTACCGTCTTTACTGATTACAACTCTTACTAGTGGTTTCCCTTCAGTTCCTTTCATGTTGTAGATAGGAGCAATAGTACCATCCTGCCATGCAGTACCATCTGCAAATCTGATATTCTGAGCAGGTGAAGAACCTCTTTCAAACTGAATTTCTCCGGTAGCCATTTTAGTACCGTTAATGGTAAGATTAAAAGAGTTATCCAGTGTATAAATATCGAATACAAAACCGAAATCCGTAGCCGGCATAGTAAAGGTTTGTGTAACTCCATCCTTTACAGAGAATGGAACCGGATTAATATCCTGTCTGCAAGGCCCAAACCTAAGATTCAGGTTATATTTTACTCCCGGAGTAATTTTTAGGTTGTCTATTTTTGCAGGTTTAGTGACTCCGTCAATAGTTACATTTCCTAAATTAAGCTGCCCGGTAGTTGTAGTATTCGCTATAACCTGAGTTGCACTACTTGTTAATACGGGTTGGTTAAGGTTACTGAAGCTCACAGTCTGCCCCGTGGAAAGAGGACCATTATAAGTTATAGCATTCGTTGCAAAGCTAATATCTGCAGAACTATTCGCTGGAGTAATGACAGGATTGCTGACAGCTGAAATATTTCCAACTTGTCTCGCATCCAGTTTTGTAGTAATCTGGCTGTATTGGTGTTTTAATACGACATCCAGATTGTTAACACCGTTTCCGCTTACTGTCATATTTTTCTTAAAATACATAAGATCACCACTAATACCGGATAATTTTGCGGCAGCAAGAGTTCCGCCGTTGTTTATTGATGGGGTAGAAGAAGCACTATTTACAGAATAGGCAACAAAAGTATAATTCTGTCCACCGTTTAGTTGGAAACCATCGGTTTCACCATTTTTGTAAACAAATTCTTTTTCAGTAACATAGTTACCACTCGCGTCATATACAGCTACTTTATACCTTATGCCAGTGCCTAACTCTGCAGGTGGAGTTGCCGCAGCCATAGGATTAATAGATGCCTGTGCCTGACTGGCTACCGATGCTGTATTAGACTGAGGCGTAAGAGTCGCCATTATAAAGCTGTCGTCACCAAGTGAAATCTTTGTCTGTTGCGGGCTGGGAGATACTGAATTTGATTTACCGGCGGAAGCCTGTAAAACAGGAGTTTCTTCAATATTCTCTACTCCTGAAAGGTTTACCCTTACATTGAAAGCCGACGGATTTGTATTATTATCTTCTATGCTACCGTCGGTACTTTTGCATGAGATAACAGCAAAGGATAATGCTAGCAGCGGAATGCCCGCAGCCTGTAATTTTAATTTCATCATTTAAATTGTTTGTGTTTTGTTTGCTTAATTTACTGGTCTACCATTCGATAGTTCGGTTGTCATCCGGATCCTGTGTCCATTCTTCCTGAACCTGACCACCACTATTTGGAGGGACAACTTTTGCAGAACCGGCTGCTATGCCTTGCTCCATTTCCAACCATAATACATCCAGCGCAGGAGCAGAATACTCCTGTTTAAGGTTTTCTTTAATCATCATTTGTTATCTTCTTTATTTGTTTGTGTTTTATCTAAATCTCCAACATATTGGAACTGTGATCCAATTATATATCATAAATTATAATAACCAGCATTCTGCACATTACATATGTGTGATATGAGGTTTAATTTATTGCTTTCTCAGTGATTTGGATTTTTCAGTCTTATTTTGAGCAAAAAGCTTGTGCTGTGTAAAAAATATTTCTACATCAACTTTTTATTCAAAAATCTAAATGGAATCTGGGTAAGCAGGAAGGCTACCCCTAATTGTAATTATTAAGTTTCTCATCATTGTGTATTGTTTGTTTGTGTTTTTGTTTGCGTAATCATCCTATAAAGAGGATGTTGTATTATTACGATTACAAATATAAAACTTTTAATCTTATTAAGAGTACTGTATGCCAATCATTTATGTCAATTATGATAATTTTAACAATCTATTTAGTTTTTTTTAGTACTGGCTTTCTTAGTATTCATGGGCTTTTGAATGTTTTTTTATGTGTGTCAAAAAGTGAAATATTTTTTTTGCCTGTATCAAAGTTGGAGATTAAGATGACGTTTCTCCGGAACGCTCTGAATAATTATAGTCTATAGACATAAAGCTCCTAACGGAGCTTCTCATATGAAAAACTACGTTTTTCTGTACTATCATAATATGAGAAATCTGAAAGATGCTATGAAGGAGCTTGGTCTGGATGAAAAACTGGCGTGTAAGGAGGTCAAATGTTCCGGAGGAATACTATTTCATAACAGGAAAATGATTTATAATTCTATCTGGATTTTACCTTATTAATCTCTTCCTGGAGTCTTGGGCTGATGTCTATTTTAGCACCTGAGAAGCTGAAGATTGTGGCACCATATTCCCGTGCATATTTATTGGTCACAGAATCTGCTATTACACTATGTTTAAAGAATGGTGAAGTCTCCTTTAATTCATTTTTTCTTTCACTTTGGTTTTTCACACGGATAAGGTGAATGTACTTTTTATGAAGGTCGAACCAGTTGATATAATCAGCATTAAAAGAAACAGCTTGTATTCCATATTTTGAATAAAAATTAATAGCACCAGCCTGTCCGTAATTATCACATAAAACAAGCGTATGCGCCGGGTCATTGAATTCTAAATAAGCTTTGTCAACTTTAGCTGCTAGTTCTTTCCAACCCAGCATATCTGTAAAATCCTGAGGCAAGGGATACTCTTTACCATCTTCCCAACGAAGCATCCCCAACTTATGAAAAGTTTCTTTGTGTGTTATATAATAGTCTGGGCTTCTGTTAGGAAAAGCCACTAAATACATAGGGATAAAGGAGGCTATAGCCAGAATAACACATACAGGTTTTAAAATTTTCAGAGATTTTTTTCTCCAATAGATATGCTATGTAAACAGAGCCAAAGGCAAAGTAAACAGGATAGATACCAATAGCATAATAATCCTTTGCTTTTAGGAAAAGAAAAATGCTAAGCGTAATGAAGAAAGACCAGAATAATAAACGGTACTTCTTAAAAGGCTCGTACCTGATAAGAGCGAATATCCCGATAAGTATTATAATATTGGTTCCCGGAAAAAATAAGAACTGTGATCGTATAAAGTCCAGTCTGTTGACGTTTACAAGCTGTGTATCCGCTAATTCTTTCATGTGATGGACAACCGGGAAGTTATTTTGATACTGCCACAAAAGATTTGGGAGGATTAATAGAAATGCCAACACCAAGGCAAAATATAACTTTTTGTTTAAAAATATTTTTCTCTCAGGTGTTATAATAAAGGCAGGTAAAAGTCCAATAGCAGCAAATACAATATTGTACTTATTCAAGAATCCAAAAGCAAAGGTAATTGAAGCATAATATAACCACTTAAACTGTTGCTGATTGGTATATTTTATAATGAAAAATAGAGTAAGGTCCAGCAAAGTACATCCAGCGAATTTGGTTGATAAAGGGTATTAAGACGAAATAAAACTGAAAAGGTAACACAACTGGCTTCCAGAATTAGTGCAAATAAATTTCCGCCAAGTTCCTCAATTGTTTTCCATACTACAATGGTAGTTAAAGCACCAAATAGTGTAGGAAAAAATTTGATCCAGAAAACAGAATTTCCCAAAAGCTTTATAATGTAGGATATCCATGAAGTAACCGGCGGAACAGATAGGTATCCCCAGGCTAAATGATTCGCCTGATCCAGGTGGAGATATTCATCTCTTTGAAGGTCATATTCGGGAAGGATGAGTGAATATTGTATAAGAAACTTCAGAAAGATAAAACTAAAAAGTACAGTGGTTTTAATGAAACGATCTGAGTTTATAAAATTACCTTTCATATTACAGTATGATTTTAACAAAAAATAAAGCAGACTTAATGAAGCCTGCTTTACGAAGATACAGTAAATAATGTAATATTTTGAAAATCTTTTTATTATGGTTTGTTAGTTGACATCCAGCTCTTCACCAGCGATATCTTCCCAACGGTAATAATGAAAAGTTTTATCATCACTCATCACAACAAAAAGACCATGTCTGAATGTTGCATTCAAAGGAATACTTACCATATCAGAACCATCACTTTTGTTGGCCATTACTTTTACAATTTTTAGCAGTTTGTTTTGTTAAGACAACCTCATTTAAAAATTTATATTAATTAGTTAATGTTTTGCTATCAATAACGAACCTATATCTTACATCGCCTTTAAGCATTCTTTCGTAAGCATGTGTTATATCTTTGATGTCGATAAGTTCAATATCTGAAACAATATTATTCTCCGCACAAAAATCCAGCATTTCCTGAGTTTCTTTAATACCACCGATACCAGAGCCTGCAACACTTTTTCTTCCTCCCAGAAGCGGGAAAATTCCCAGTTCCATTGGTTTGGAAGGAGCTCCAACACATATATGAACACCATCTGTTTTTAATAATGAGATATAGAGATTCATATCGTGTTCTGCAGAAACGGTATCCAAAATAAAATCAAAGGAACCTTTTACAGCTTTCAATTGCTCAGGGTCACTTGTTACAACAAAATGATGAGCTCCTAATTGTTTGGCATTTTCTTCTTTTGAAGGAGAAGTACTTAGAACGGTTACTTCGGCACCAAAGGCAACTCCAAATTTTACAGCCATATGT is a window of Elizabethkingia anophelis R26 DNA encoding:
- a CDS encoding phytase; this translates as MANKSDGSDMVSIPLNATFRHGLFVVMSDDKTFHYYRWEDIAGEELDVN